From Herbiconiux flava, one genomic window encodes:
- a CDS encoding sucrase ferredoxin: MSATALPATGLPDTGLAATGLAATGPAPAEWAPCSDRSRERDDPLFATGSRGLQWFLVEVSSGWGTRALLDPPFDAELGRALVTRIESAGLRPLAIRRTGRHPSRLEAQTSWRWAFVDSRPGHESIRWGEVDAPEKLLDVPLDGSAGRASDRPLFAVCAHGRHDRCCAVRGRQVAARLAEAYPEETWECSHLGGDRFAGTMVLFPHGLYYGRVDDGDAPAVATAYGEGRVVEEFFRGRSALTHPVQAAQHFAREATGDDRLEAFAPLDEHWNGVEGPGARWVVTLAAEAGSMVVELAEHLSAPLLSTCDTTRPGQVRQWQLVSLTRE; encoded by the coding sequence GTGAGCGCCACCGCCCTCCCCGCCACCGGCCTGCCCGACACCGGCCTAGCTGCCACCGGCCTGGCTGCCACCGGCCCGGCGCCCGCGGAGTGGGCGCCCTGCAGCGACCGCTCGCGCGAGCGCGATGACCCGCTGTTCGCCACCGGGTCGCGGGGGCTGCAGTGGTTCCTCGTCGAGGTGTCGAGCGGGTGGGGCACGAGGGCGCTGCTCGATCCGCCGTTCGACGCCGAGCTGGGGCGGGCGCTGGTCACGCGCATCGAGAGCGCGGGGCTCCGGCCGCTGGCGATCCGGCGCACGGGGCGGCACCCCTCCCGGCTCGAGGCGCAGACGTCGTGGCGATGGGCGTTCGTCGACTCGCGGCCGGGGCACGAGAGCATCCGGTGGGGTGAGGTGGACGCGCCCGAGAAGCTGCTCGACGTTCCTCTCGACGGGTCGGCGGGGCGCGCATCCGATCGCCCGCTCTTCGCGGTGTGCGCGCACGGGCGGCATGACCGCTGCTGCGCGGTGCGCGGGCGGCAGGTGGCGGCGCGGCTGGCCGAGGCGTATCCCGAGGAGACGTGGGAGTGCTCGCACCTCGGCGGCGACCGGTTCGCGGGCACGATGGTGCTGTTCCCGCACGGGCTGTACTACGGGCGGGTCGACGACGGCGATGCGCCCGCTGTAGCGACGGCGTACGGCGAGGGGCGGGTCGTCGAGGAGTTCTTCCGTGGGCGGAGCGCGCTGACGCATCCGGTGCAGGCGGCGCAGCACTTCGCGCGCGAGGCCACGGGCGACGACCGGCTCGAGGCGTTCGCGCCGCTCGACGAGCACTGGAACGGGGTCGAGGGGCCGGGCGCGAGGTGGGTCGTGACGCTGGCGGCCGAGGCCGGCAGCATGGTGGTCGAGCTGGCCGAGCACCTGTCCGCTCCGCTGCTGTCGACCTGCGACACCACGCGGCCGGGGCAGGTTCGGCAGTGGCAGCTGGTATCGCTCACGCGCGAGTGA
- a CDS encoding MarR family winged helix-turn-helix transcriptional regulator: MDEVRWLTPDQLRAWIRLEAVVELLPTVLDSQLQRDSSLTHFEYVVLAKLSESPDQVLRMTALAATTNSTLPRLSHVVSRLESRGFVERMPCPGDRRATNAHLTDEGRAKVVAAAPGHVATVREHVIDLLSDEQVEQLDGIMAALLQKLDPSNTLRILP, translated from the coding sequence ATGGACGAGGTGCGCTGGCTGACGCCCGATCAGCTGCGGGCGTGGATCCGTCTCGAGGCCGTCGTCGAGCTGCTGCCGACCGTGCTCGACTCGCAGCTGCAGCGCGACTCCTCGCTCACGCACTTCGAGTACGTGGTGCTCGCGAAGCTGTCCGAATCGCCCGATCAGGTGCTGCGGATGACCGCCCTCGCCGCCACGACGAACAGCACGCTGCCCCGCCTCTCCCACGTCGTCTCGCGCCTGGAGAGCCGTGGCTTCGTCGAGCGGATGCCCTGCCCCGGCGATCGGCGGGCCACCAACGCGCACCTCACCGACGAGGGGCGCGCCAAGGTCGTGGCCGCGGCGCCCGGGCACGTGGCGACCGTGCGGGAGCACGTGATCGATCTGCTCTCGGACGAGCAGGTGGAGCAGCTCGACGGGATCATGGCGGCGCTGCTGCAGAAGCTCGACCCGTCGAACACGCTGCGCATCCTGCCCTGA
- a CDS encoding JmjC domain-containing protein, translated as MTIEIERGSDVRPALSRCISVAPEEFDREFWGLKPLLSRAENLPEGFTDLMTEAAVDELVSSRGLRTPFIRMAHEGSVLAAGRYTAPGGFGAEVGDQVSSEKVLEEFAGGATIVLQGLHRTWPPLIDFTRRLVDDLGHPIQVNAYITPASSRGFDPHYDVHDVFVLQIAGEKHWRIHAPVHVDPLRDQPWGDHRDAVAEAATHEPIIDAVFKPGDALYLPRGWIHSAEALGGTSVHLTIGVAAYTRADVVQALIGSLGDVASLRSSLPAGLDFSDPAALKTVVDETLAAVQQAFAEMAGTGPGGAADAVETVSKSLTSRFDSATRPEPVAPLATVDLIAALGESSRVRWRGSLHAAVDLSDDGESVRIRTSTKTVALPAEAEAAVRRLHEGGDIALGELPGLDAASAVVVVRRLLREGVLVPA; from the coding sequence GTGACGATCGAGATCGAGCGCGGGTCGGATGTCCGGCCCGCGCTCTCCCGCTGCATCTCGGTCGCTCCCGAGGAGTTCGACCGGGAGTTCTGGGGGCTGAAGCCCCTGCTCTCGAGGGCTGAGAACCTGCCCGAGGGGTTCACCGACCTGATGACCGAGGCCGCGGTCGACGAGCTCGTCAGCTCGCGCGGGCTGCGCACGCCGTTCATCCGCATGGCCCATGAGGGCTCGGTGCTCGCGGCCGGCAGGTACACCGCGCCCGGCGGGTTCGGCGCCGAAGTCGGTGACCAGGTCAGCTCCGAGAAGGTGCTGGAGGAGTTCGCCGGAGGCGCGACCATCGTGCTCCAGGGGCTGCACCGCACCTGGCCGCCGCTGATCGACTTCACGCGGCGCCTCGTCGACGACCTCGGGCATCCGATCCAGGTGAACGCGTACATCACCCCGGCCTCCTCGCGCGGGTTCGATCCCCACTACGACGTGCACGACGTGTTCGTGCTGCAGATCGCGGGCGAGAAGCACTGGCGCATCCACGCGCCCGTGCACGTCGACCCGCTGCGCGATCAGCCGTGGGGCGACCATCGCGACGCCGTCGCCGAGGCCGCCACGCACGAGCCGATCATCGACGCCGTCTTCAAGCCTGGCGATGCGCTCTACCTTCCGCGCGGATGGATCCACTCGGCCGAGGCTCTCGGCGGCACCAGCGTGCACCTCACCATCGGCGTGGCCGCGTACACGAGGGCCGACGTGGTGCAGGCACTGATCGGGTCGCTCGGCGACGTGGCTTCGCTCAGATCGTCGCTGCCGGCCGGGCTCGACTTCTCCGATCCCGCGGCGCTGAAGACGGTGGTCGACGAGACCCTCGCCGCGGTGCAGCAGGCGTTCGCCGAGATGGCCGGCACCGGCCCCGGTGGCGCGGCAGACGCGGTGGAGACCGTGTCGAAGAGTCTCACCTCCCGCTTCGACTCGGCCACGCGGCCCGAGCCGGTGGCCCCGCTCGCCACGGTCGACCTCATCGCGGCGCTCGGCGAGTCGTCGCGGGTGCGATGGCGCGGCTCGCTGCACGCCGCCGTCGACCTGAGCGACGACGGGGAGAGCGTGCGCATCCGCACCTCGACGAAGACCGTCGCGCTGCCGGCCGAGGCCGAGGCCGCGGTGCGCCGGCTGCACGAGGGCGGCGACATCGCTCTCGGCGAGCTGCCGGGGCTCGACGCCGCCAGCGCGGTGGTCGTGGTAAGGCGACTGCTGCGCGAGGGCGTGCTGGTTCCTGCGTGA